TAAGTGATACATTTAGAGACACTTCCTAGACCACACATGTCAGCAGCAGTCCACTTACCCAGGTTCTCTCCCTTGTAGAAAATTGATTCTGGCTTACAGAAAGGCAGGGAGTAGTATTCATAAGGAAGCTGGGTACGGGAGCTGGTCAGCTTCACTGCCTGAAAAACAAATGATCTGACTGACTGGGTCACAGATATAGTGATGCAAAACTACACTCACAACAACTTATTGCGATATATATGAATGTCTCTGTGTACAGATATCTTTTATTATAATGGTATTTTGTAATGGgcaaacaaataatttaaaaaatgtattaaataaagtCCCCTCCATGAAGTGAGCTCTACACCCCCCAAAAAGTCTGAGATTTAACCCATGGCTGCCCATTATTAGGAGCAGTATGTAGCCACTTTTTGGCAAATGCTCAAAGGCAATGGTAACGTGTAAGCCTCGAAAGGTGCTTTCTTACCTAACCTGTTTGGTTTGGATCAACTGAACTCAGTCGAACTCTGGTCTGGACTGAAACCCACCTTTCCACCAATCTGACTCTGGTGTGGTTTGCTTTTGGTGTGAAAGCAGAGTAGACCAACCACAGGATTTGGTGATTATAGATTGGATTTTAGCATTAATTTAAACCCTGAACTACTAGTAAATCCATCAGCTGATCATGGGAACTGTCAAATGATCTGTAtaagcaatatatatatataataatgcaaGAcaatttggtaaccatggtaaacACGAGTGCATGGCATTTTCCTACTCAATTAGAAGGTTAAATAGGGATTAAAACAGAGGTGTGATGTGTTTGCGTGCTACTCTGTGTATGTTGGCAGTTCATCAATGAAAAAGTGAGTGAAATGTTGCTGTCAGTATCCAGAATTTGACTTCCCCACATGGGTCCATGTAGCACTGCTGATGATGTGAAATGAAAGTCCCCAAAACTACCCATTCATTTGATAATTTTGGTGACTGTCATCTCGCATCATCAGTTACCTGTTAGTCCgaatatttttatacatacagctctTGGTTCTTTTGTAATAAGTCAGTGGGAACATGAAATGGACCAGAACTAAAAGACAACAATGCACAATTATATTCCTCGGTCTGGACCAAATGAActaaactacaggtgtgaaagcatCCTAACATCCATGTTTTTGGTGTGGGAGGTGGACACTCGCACAAATCTGGAAAGATAAGAAAAGGTCCACAAAGAAAACCCGGGACCTTCGTGATGTCAGGCAATGCTGCTACCTACTGAACAACCATATCACAATGTATCTGCTAATCCATGAAATGTTGATCAAATTCATCTTACCTTAATATCTACTGTGTCACCCTCATGGAAGTCCCGGGGAGCGACTCCAGGAACATAGAATGGCCGGCCCACAGGCAACAAGGACAACAGCAGCAAGGCCCACCACGTCTCCTGCAACACAGACCCCaccaaatattttaccacacagacacaaacactacGTAATAGGTACATATCATGAgatttgacaaataaaaattgtgCGAGTGTATGCAAGACAAAACCACTCTAAACATGAACTAATTTCATCATGCCACATAAAATGTCAAAGACTTACTGGTATTTGTTACAGAGGTGTAGACCATGCTGAGCTTCAAGTtataagagaaagagaaggacagTTGCTGTGCACTGATAGCAGCGTGTGCATCAAATCTCTTTCAAGAAATGTGTTCAGGCAGAACAAACCTGAAACTACTTCCTAACAACTCCCTTTCATGATGGAGCtgtatagacacacacatgtcaAAGTTTATCTGTAACAGGTTTACACCTCTCCTGCAAAAgtgttgtttctcttttgtgtGGAAGACAATGTCACatcaaaatgctttacaaagtCGGGCAATTAAGGATGATCGTCAAAGCAACATTCTAAACAAGTCCAAGACTTGAAAAGTAACGATCAGGGGAAGCATATCTGAATATTTCTGAGGCACTGAATATTCTCCAGAGTACAGTATAGTATTTTTTTGAATGGATAAACTATGGGAGAGCTGTAAGTCTGCCTGCAGCAGACCGCTGTCGAAAACTGAGTCTCCCCGTGAGAAGAAATCTGTGAAGATTCTCAGTCATACAGGTCATGGTCTGTGGACATGTGGAGACGAGAGACACTGTGCATACAACTGTTGCCCAGGGGATTCAGCAGTGGCAGCTTCATTGcagagaacaaaagagaaaaacctCGTGTGACATCTATGCTAATGTTTGCTAGAAGGCGTGTGGGAAACTGAGTTCTCCACATGCCTTCTGAGAAACTGACTGCATGCAGCACGAAAACCGATGCTAGGAAGAAGATTTACTTTCCGGTAAGAAAATGATCCCAAACATAAAGCCATCGCAACAGAAAAACTGACttgccaacaacaacaacgttAATGTCCTAGAGTGGCTGAGTCAGAGTCCACACTTTAAATCcaatcaaacatttaaatgactgGTAAAtgggctgcatttatatagtgcttttatccaaatCGCTTTACCTCTCAttcaccctcacacacaccaatcaCAGCGAGCCACCATGCAAGGCACTGGCCTAACTGTAGGGAGcaacttggggttcagtgtcttactCAAGGACACTTGGACATGCGGACCGAAGGAGCCGGGTATGGAACTTGGTGGACGACACCTTCTAtctgctgagccacagccgccccaatTTGTGGCAGAAGCCGTACTGCTTTTCTCTCACAGTCCTTAAGCAACTTAACAGAGCATCTTCAGAACAGCTGTGCGAAGATGAATGGTGGGGAGAAAACTGCAGTATCCTGATACAGACTTGCCTATCCTAATAGAGTCAAGGCTGTAGCTGCTGCCAAGCGTCTCTTTACTAAATTCTGTCGTTTAAGTCGTTTTCTGTTGTTCAATGTCAAAACGCCTAATTGTGACTGTGTGATTCATTACCGGAAAACAATACATGATGAACAAGTTCAACGGTAGCACATGCATTTTATAGGCATTGAGAGTTATGATATGGCAGTGAAGGAAGTTAGCAAACGTGGCTTCTGACTTAAACGACATTTAAGTTGTCAGACAGGACGGCGCTGTTAAACAACAGGCAGTTTTAGATCAcgttattttgatgttttgtagCTGATCTGCTGCGGTCATCTCGACATCTATCAGCACTATTAACTAACGTTACACCGGCAACAACCTCAAACTGACGCTCCCTGACAGAGCTGCCAACAGCTAACGTTTAGCCAAAGTTCGGCTTGCTGATTTGTCTTGGCTGTACAGCAAATGACAGTCTAACAGCCGAGTGCGTGGCTATTCACATTCAAGTAAGCACAGCTAACTATACCAGACAAATGATACAAATCCGTTTTTTGAGCCACAGCTCACTGATAGTCAAGCTAGGTAACGATAGCTAGCTAACTCCAGCAAGCAGTTAGCAGAATCGTCAACATTCAAACAGAAGCGAACTCCAGTAAATCCGTACCTAATCAACGTTAAAATGTCGCCTATCGCCTAAGGTAGACCTCTACTCGGCCACAATTACAGCACTGTGTCGGAGTTAATTTGGGAAGATAGTATGAGCGACGTCTAGTTTGAAGGAAAAAGAGTTCGCTTTACCACTTACCATAGCCGCGGCCGCCATTTTGAATACGTGTCATTAGTGACGTCGCGGAAGTACTGTGGTTTTTcgattgattaattaatttttttatttgacacacCCACAAACTACTTAACAGCTGATTTCTGTCCCCCCACAGTGATAACCGATACAACTACTAATATAAGTAAATAGTAATGACCAAGTTAGTTGGTTTAATGATTTGTGTACATCTGCCCTTGACTCTTCCGCTCCATTCAACGACTGTCCCAGTCATTACTACAACCCCTTGGATCAATGATAACATGAAACAACAATGAAGGGAATATATAAAAGCCGAACGTAGATGGAAAAAATCAAAACTCAAAGTTCACCACATCCATATGAAGAAGCTTTTGTTGAAACTGAACCAGATTATTAAAAATGCACAAGCTGTCTACTTCTCTGACTTGATTACTAACAAAAAAACCAACCAACAAACAATCCAACAATCCATTTCTGTTTAGGACTATTAACCAGCTTGTAAATCCTTCTCTTCCTGTCATTCCTGCCTCATCTTCAATGGTATGTGAAAACTTCTTATCATTTGTTGGCAAGATCGATGGTCTGAGGTCCAATTTAACCCTGACTGTTTTACCCTCTGCACCATTCAGCCGTCCTATTTCACTGTCTGAATTTGCCCCTATCTCCCTGCAGATCCTTTTTGACACTGTAGCTCATATGCGtccctcctccagtccctgtGATAAAGTTCCCACCAAATTTCTAAAACCTGTCTTAGGTCCCAGCCTGCTCGCTATTATCAACAACTCTCTCGCAACTGGTTCTGTAGGATAcctgattattttaaaattgccAGTGTCCAGCCACTTCTTAAAAAACCTTCTCTCGACCCAGCCCAGTTAGAGAACTATAGACCGACTTCCAAGGCACCCTTCTCATCCAAAATCCTTGAAAAAATTGTTACAGACCAACTCCTGAAATTGATTGAGAGTCATAAAATCTTTGATAAAtttcaatctggctttcgtcacaATCATAGTACTAAAACCACATTACTAAGGGTGACAAATGACATTCTTGTGCTTGCAGACAAAGGTGACTATTTCATCCTCATACTACTGGACTTGACTGCAGCCTTTGATACCATCGATCatgccattttatttgatagGTTACATCACTGGGTTGGCATTTCTGGTATAGCTCTAAACTGGTTTAATTTTTCTTTCACTAatagatattttaatgttgtatcaATAATGTTCATTCAATGTGTCCTCCTCAGCATTTTCATTTGTTCAGCCGCGTTCATGACATGTCACATCACTGTTATAGATCTATTGTAGAGGACTATAactacctgggagtacacttagacaataaactggactgggctaagaacactcaagctgtttacaggaagggccagagccgcctctgtttcctgaggaggctgaggtccttcaacatctgccggacaatgctgaggatgtttaatgagtctgtggtggccagtgctgtcctgtatgctgttgcatgctggggcagcaggctgagggtagcggacgctaacagactcaacaaactgatccgtaaggccggtgacattgtgggcgtggagctggactctctggcagtggtgtcagagaggaggatgctggccaaacgacacgccatcttggacagtgtctcccacccactccatgacgtgctggtcaaacaaaggagcaccttcagcggaagactcatccccccaaaaagcgccacagagcgccacaggaagtcattcctgcctgtggccatcagactctttaactcctccctctaagtgtcagtctgtatgaccctaagccATTGAattggacattgatcattaacatctctgcaatacttgaataactgtgcaatactctgtgttaatactcctgtgcaatatttagtttattttgttttttcctatttattattcatacctccattactgctgctgcaatactacttattacttatattattacattgcatttataccgtattatcatcatcatcaaccggtaaacccacttggtacttcacacttattttattttatacttatacccacctggtacttaatttattttctgacctgtttttttaatagtttttatagtgtattgtattatatatttttttactagtattagtattagtattagtttcccttcggggatcaataaagtatttctgattctgattctgatttctctGCCAAACCCAATAACCTGAATCAACTGGCCTCCCTCCGTGATTGCATGGCCGCCCCCAAAGATTGGATGTCTCATAATTTCCTCCATATAAACCCTGGCAAAACAGAAGTTCTTCTAATTGGACCCGATAACTTTGCCACTGCAGTTGATCAGTTTATTGGACCATTTCACTCTAATATCAAATCTACTGCGAAGAATCTTGGAATCATCGTTGACCAGTATGACTTCTGACCATCATGTTACCAAACTCGCCTAGACCTTTTCTTCAGCTAAGAAATATCACTAAAATCAGATGTATCTTGTCTTCTATGAATCTCGAACTATTAattcacacttttattttctcccatctagattattgtaattccctcTACATGTGCCTCAGTCAAGCTGCTCTAAATCGTTTACAGTTGGTCCAAAAATGCAGCTGCCAGGCTGCTAACTACAACTAGCCGTCGGCCCCACATTACCCCTGTTCTTGCATCCCTCCATTGGATTCCTGcaaaattcagaataaaattCAAGATTTTGTTGATTAACCTACATAAGGCGCCGACAATCAGTAATAAAATGCATGcctacagacaaacaaatgaactaatgtgtaaaaaaataacattaaatattgcttgctgttatataaatacacacttgGGTAGATACTTGTTTCTAAgacaatttatttgaaaattttcACCACAGTTGCATTGAACCAAGTATCTAACAATATATGCAAAGGGACTTAtattgttaaagaaaaacacaaaaacattcgTAACCCTATGAATAGGCCTATATGTATAGTGCTGGGCACTGATTCACTATTGTCACATATCACCTTTCTTGACCAAATCATGAAATGACAAATTGATGAAATCTTAAATACTTGAGAATATTCCCTTTCCCTTCCTTTTGGTCgacaaaacacattatttccAACAATATGATAAACACATTATCACAAAtcatatattaaaatacaaGTCATGAGTCCTTCACTAAAAAAAATGATAgtaaaagcttttacatttggaAAGATCATTCCATTCAAGATACACTGATATCCAGAGCAGTATTATTTCCaccaataaattattttttcatacaaaGAAGGCCAAAAAATGCGAAAATCTATATGCACTGCTTTTTCATTTAGTTCCCAAATACAGAACACAAGTTTAATGGACCAAAAGGATAAACAAGAATTATTAGTTAATATGGCTTTACATCAAAGACTCTTTTCctgaataagtgtatttattcatatacaCCAGTTTATATATACAGAGTGTATggaatatataataaatgttaacgggacagttcaccccaaaatcaaaactacatatttttcctcttacctgtagtgctattcaTCCATCGAGATTGTTtcggtgtgagttgccgagttttggagatatcggctgtagagatgtctgcattttttgaatataactgaactatatggcactcggcttgttcCACTGTATTTGTGATTTAgcggtgaactgtccctttaagtgcgaaagaagaaacaaacactgaaaaaggCACAATGAAGGAGTAATGCTGAAACAAGCCACATCATAATGGAAAATAGCTATGGCATATGAATAGAGGATTTAAGCATAATCAGCCATATATCTTGCACTTTGCAAAGTCCACAGTACCTGCTGTCCTTTCACAATGttaaacactgtacatttaaCAGAAGGGGAGTGGATAATGGAAGCTTTGCTTTCTGAATTGTTGACATCAGCACAGTAATATCAGAGCTGAACACTGCACATATTTTACTGTGAACAACATCTGTGTTGCGGTTATACCTTCCTTTGATTGATGCACAATGTTTGCTGGAGCACAACAACTAAATGCAGTCTTTTCCATGGGACTGCTCTCAGGTGGCCTACAATCACTTGTCTGAGAATATAGCAATGTGTCTTTGTACttgtgtaaaataatattttgtgtgtgagacagtCATGCTTTTACAATAGGATTTACTCTATAGCACAGCCtcctacatactgtactgttatGTAGAACACCTTCAAAGGTGTTTGAATGttagggactgtacaaaaattataaGGGGGTGAGGAAAGAAAAGTGGGAAGGTTACAGtatttaacttttctttttgtttaggAAAAATTATTAAGAAGTATTTACAGCACACTGTTTTCCCCCcggatttgttttatttcagcctACCCTTGCAAATTTGTACCAGGTACCCAATCTTGCTGTCCTTGCCTGCGCACTGGCAGGGCTTCTCCAAGCACACttgcttttttcacatatacatGTAGAGATGAGTCTTGCACAGATCCAGTTTTGCAACCCACCCCACACAGCTCAGTAATTCATCCGACTCGTTACCTGCATTTATCTCTAGATAGAGAAATGCATTAAATGTCAGGTCACGTGTTTTCTGTGCATAATGATGTGCAGCTTTATCTTGCAAtacagtgatccatgtgtgccaTCTGtagtaaaacaaaatcagtacaataaagtaaaaataaattatatgaaGCATTCTTTTGCGTGTCATTTTTCACATAAGAGGCTGAAGATATAACTAACTCACATATCTGTCTGCACATATTTACTGATATCTACTGTATAGGTCCAGTGATTTACAAAACTGCTGCTGGTGTGCATCCATATGATGATCAGTTTTGTGAAGATAGATATCCAGTATAACTGATGCAGCTGTGGTCATGTTAGCCTATAACCAAGCAGACAGCATCTGTTGTACTGTGCCCCTGACCTAAGTATGAGGTAGGATTGTTTTGttataatatattgttttttttatcttgcttTTCTTAATCGCTATATTGTGGTTATATTTCTTTCAAATTTTATAATTCAAATGGAGGAGGGCccaatgaaaatatttaaaatgttaggTAGGGCCTAgcttctaaaaaaataaaatagaagttTCAAGTCTCCCCAATAATTTTTATACAGTCCCTTCTTACTATACATTATGCGTGTgtgaatgagaaagagaaagagagacagacagagagagaatggtaaagagagagcatgtgtgtgtgtgctctgaacTGCACTGCTGCATGTAGAAACTGGACTTGCTGTAAAGTATGAATGAAACAGTACTGTAAGAGAAAACATGTCTGTGGATGTTAAATCTCAtggctgctgctgatactgGCTCTCTGTGGCTGTGTAGAAATCCTCCAGGACACTCTGCAGGTAATCAAAGGTGGGACGGTCCTCAGGCTTGTTCTTCCAGCACTCCAGCATGATTTCATAGAGTTCCTTGGGACAGCTCTCCAGGCGCTGCATCCGGTAGCCCTTCTCCAGAGCACGGATCACTTCTGGGTTGGTCATCCCTGAAAAGAAGAGCACATAATTATGTTAAGAGAGGCTGGCAGTAGATGACTGAGTGCTACAGAGGGCGATGTGTTGTTGAACGTCACAAGAAGAAAACTGTGGTCCTCCACACCCACAAAGTGAGTCTTTGTATTGCTGTTCACTTTTGTACAGCCCAGGGTTTCCAATCTGTCTCTAGATTCAGTAAAATCCAAATTCACAACTGCTATCCCATTTCAATGTGGAGTTGTCGTACCACTACCCCTCGTTTTGGAAGGCCACTTTAAACCAAGGGCAAGATAATTAATGGGCAGAGTTCAGGTGCAGAAATGGGACAAAACCTTTGTGTACTAACTGCAAGTGCAAGTTCTCTTCAGAGGCATTCTGGCAAATACTATATCAATGCTGAAATCTGTGATCCACTTACCTGGGTATGGTGTGCGTCCATAGCTGATAATCTCAGTCAGCAAGATGCCAAAGGACCAGACGTCAGATTTGATGGTGAAAGAGCCGTAGTTGATGGCCTCAGGGGCAGTCCATTTGATGGGGAATTTGGCTCCTGGTTATTGTGGAAAGTTGAAAACCAGTCAAAATTTGAACTAAAGTTGACATTGTTATTGGCTCCTAATGACACTGCTGGGAAGTTTCTAGCTGGTCACACATCCTCTCAAACTCTTACATCCTCTGCTCATTCAGTAACCCATACAGCAAGTCACTCTTGTCTTCGCTTCCTACTATTTTTGTCACTCATGTTGTAACCCGACATCTCAGTGACACAAAGTAATTTCCCCTGAACTGATGAAACCGTGACTGCTCCCATTTCATCAGTTTCCCAGTTTTGTAATCACTTCTGCTGACGATACCTGGCTACACAACATGTGACAGTGAATATTGTGTCCTACCTTCCCTGGCTGTGTACTCGTTATCCTCAATGATACGAGCAAGGCCAAAGTCAGCAATTTTGCACACTAAAGCCTTATTGACCAGGATGTTGGCAGCTCTCAGGTCTCTGTGGATGTAGTTCCTCTGCTCAATGAAGGCCATGCCCTCTGCAGTCTAGAGACAAATATGTTGGTGTAAAAGAGTCAAAACATAGTTCCCAATAGTAACTGTCACTGGCAATGAAATTGTACAAAACAGTCTAAAAAGGATGCTTCCACTTCAATGCTCTCAGTTATGCTATAAGTATAATAGATTTTGTATAAACTGCTGTTTCTTTCAGCAAATTGTACTGCTGGTAACAGACATTTACTATAATATGTGCGAGGATTTACTCTCTTTAGCGCCTTTGTGTTAGCACTAGATAAGACCAATCTCTCTTACAATCTGATGAGCAGATCTAACGTTCTTCCTCTTCCATTCCCTCTCTGTTCTTTGTATTAGATGTGAAGCACCTCATGCAGCAGGGTGCTAACTCCGTCATAAACTCACAAACCTGTCATATTTAGAAAGATTTTCTTGAAGAGGGAGCTGTTTGGTCACTGTCAGAGCAACTCTACACATGTTAACCCGTCCCACCCACATGTATAACAGTGGCAAGAATTTAAAACCAGACATGTCGATATTGCCGCCTACGGGCACAGAAAGTGATAGTAGCAGCAAGTTTAAAAATTGTGCCACATGCAGgcaatgagtattacaacatttttttctttttacagcagctgttttgtttttttgtgggaTTTTATAGCCACTAGCAGTCTAGGATTGcccctctcaggatgaattgtaaatcTAGCACTGTCAAGTCAaaaaatttgtccaatactttggttttcgACCAAATAGTACTTGCAAAACTAacaacattcccatcaacctcagctttactttgtttgctaattagcaaatgttagcatgccaagacgctaaactaaaatggtgaacatggtaaacattataccagctaaacatctgcatgttagcattgtcactgtgagcatgttatcatgctgacgttagtatttagctcaaagcatcactgtgTCTATGTACAGCTGCATAGAGCcgctggcatggctgtagactcttattcttgttttttgacattttactttaTAACTTGTATCcccatttctttaaaataaaataatttataaaaatggAGCATCATTTTGTCAAACAATTTAAACCTCCAGTAGAAAGTAAATGCTCAAAAAGAAATAGAATTAAGCCTATGGCACTATAACACTTTTGAAgattttgtaaatacatttatttctctttctataCATCTATGACCCAACAAGTGTATAATTCAAATATTCAGCACCAAAGACAGAATGTAACCTTCATTACTacttttgtttcactgttttcttttatcctttcattttttctttgaacaaataaaatgtggTTGCCCCTCTCCAACGCAACTAGGAGGACAGTCATTGGAGGACACACTCCAAGGAGtatgaattttttttacttttcccaGTTTTAAGATAAAATTCCTCTTATCAAGACTATTACATTTTGCAGGTTCAGTACATACGCCAACAGCATGGGTGAGTCTACATCTGTATctctaaactgctgctgttactttcCAAGTGGTGGTGCAGGTTGGACTGGAACTGCAAGTCTGAAAGTGCAGGCAATATGGCTCTGCAGCTGGATCATATTAGCTGGGTGTAGTTTAAAGTGCTTCACATCAATGACATTGTGTTTCCCTTCCACGGATCCATCGATTTTTCAGCATTATTTCACCCTGCATaaagtttcagtgtttttcttgcaATCACCATTGTCTATTATTCTCTGAACCACCATACACAAATAATTCAGCTCTTCATTTCTTACTGGTGTAGACAGTCAGGCATGCAAGAACAAAGACATTAAATCACCAATAGCCCACGGTCAAAAGACTGTATATTATGTTATGTATAAATGTTCTAAAGTAGATATTGAATAATATAATTCACTTTGAATACAATCCCTATGAACAGAGCAATAGACTACTGAACTCAAGAAATTATGTGAATATTCAAATACAGCCTGTGTCCTATGTAATGCAGTCAAAGAAAGGGTTCATTGATATAAAACAAGCAGAGGATCTGGTCTGGCAAGGTGCCGTGTGTGGAATGGAGAACTGACGctaaatgtgaatgaatgaatctcaCCTGGGCAGAGAAGTCAATGAGCTTGGGGAGCTGGACACGGTTGCCCTCATCACTCTTTATGAAGTCTAATAGACTacctgcaggcacacacacaaacacattaacaaacCCATGCGACATGTAACGCTCAATGCACCAGACACATTCTCACCATAAACAAAATATCTGCGACAAACATGCATTTACAAAGGTTTGACCAATATCTTTGATGTTAAATAAATTTCATGTCCACTGCTAATATTATAGATGTATCTAATTGACCACAGTAAAAAAACTGTGATGAAATTTCATTTTCCTTGTCCATTTAGTTTGTGTTCCCTTGCAGCAGTGGTTTCTACTCCCACAGCCCAGTCTGGATGTTAACACTATCAATTATAGAAACGTCAATATTGTTACAACagaagtttgcatttgtactactACCACTTGGAGTGGCAGGAGCTGGcatgtttcaaccatttattacttttagcttACTATTGTAACTGATTATCCATAACTTTTAGAGAACTGTTAAGACCTCTCTGCTTGCTCGCTCCctagttttcatgcactctcAAATGCAACACATATTATTCAGATGTTACAGCTGACACAATATTTCCCCTTCAGTTAAATAGGGTTTCAGTGTAATATGATGTAGATGTTTTATAGGCTTCCCAtacaataaattacatttagatTTGTTGGGATAAATGGACAAATTTAAAGCGAATGAAGTGGAGCTATCACTGACTTAAAAgaacacagcaactgcacatGAGTTCTGCACATGTACTGCAcctgcgtacacacacacacacacacacacacacacacacacacacacacacacctttctccATGTACTCAGTGATGATATAGATAGGCTCCTCCTTGGTGACCACAGCGTGGAGTCGGACCAGTTTGTCGTGCTGTAGAGTCTTCATCAGGTTGGCCTCGGCCATGAAGGCTTCAACTGACATGCTGCCAGGCTTCATGGTCTTCACTGCTACTTTGGTGTGCTTATTGTACGTagcttaaaacaaaacaataataagaaTTAGAAAATGAATTGCTAGCTTCCCATCTCCATCAATAACTAGATTCAAAAATGATTCAGATCTATCTCACCCATCCAGACTTCTCCAAACTGGCCGGCACCGAGCTTCTTATCCAGTTTGAGCGATGATCTTGGGATTTCCCAGGCATCTTTCTCCCATGGCTTCTCAGGTTTGGGGCTCAGGCATGGGTTGGTCAGGGTTTGGCAGAGGCCGTCTCCCTGCTCtggaataaacagaaaaaatatttcatgatttgattttgttatatatttatgtatatgtatgtttatggagttttttcccccattttatGCAATGTTTTTATACAATGAAAATCTGTACTATGTCGTCTA
This sequence is a window from Siniperca chuatsi isolate FFG_IHB_CAS linkage group LG10, ASM2008510v1, whole genome shotgun sequence. Protein-coding genes within it:
- the hck gene encoding tyrosine-protein kinase HCK produces the protein MGCVGTKEQESLSKGTGNDELQNRAQTAHYVKDPTAGNSGSKASKMPSNATSSEGESIAMALYDYEAIHEGDLGFKKGDKLRILTESGEWWRAMLISTGQEGFIPSNYVAKDTLEAEEWFFKGVSRKDAERQLLAPGNKMGSFMIRDSETTQGSYSLSVRDSDQSGDTVKHYKIRTLDNGGFYISPRNTFITLQELVSHYKKQGDGLCQTLTNPCLSPKPEKPWEKDAWEIPRSSLKLDKKLGAGQFGEVWMATYNKHTKVAVKTMKPGSMSVEAFMAEANLMKTLQHDKLVRLHAVVTKEEPIYIITEYMEKGSLLDFIKSDEGNRVQLPKLIDFSAQTAEGMAFIEQRNYIHRDLRAANILVNKALVCKIADFGLARIIEDNEYTAREGAKFPIKWTAPEAINYGSFTIKSDVWSFGILLTEIISYGRTPYPGMTNPEVIRALEKGYRMQRLESCPKELYEIMLECWKNKPEDRPTFDYLQSVLEDFYTATESQYQQQP